GTGAATTCAGAAATCCGGGCTGCCAATCGCGCGGCAACCCAAACCTGTCCCCGGCAAGGGGTGAGATTCATCATTCTGAGATGTTTACCTCAATATTGTCAATAAGCCTTGTTGATCCAACTTTGGCGGCCACCGCTACGACCAGCCGCTTTTCCCCGCCCTCCGGGGCTTTCAGATCATCAGCTCGAACGATGCGGACGTATTCCACGGCGAATCCGGCGTCGGTCAACCGCATGCCGGCCCGCGCTTCCAGCGCTGGATAGTCACGCTCGCCGGCGATCAGCTTCTCGGCGGTATCCGACAGGATCGCATGGATGGTCGGGGCCAGGGCGCGCTGCGGTGGATCCAGATACTGGTTGCGCGAACTGAGTGCCAATCCATCGGCTTCGCGTTGGGTTTCCACACCCACGATGCGGATCGGCATCGCCAGTTCACGCACCATCGTGCGAAGGATGGCCAGCTGTTGGTAGTCTTTCTGCCCAAAGATCGCCACGTCTGGCTGAACCAGATTGAAGAGCTTGGTCACAACGGTGGCCACCCCGCTGAAATGGCCAGGCCGGGAGGCACCGCACAAGCCTTCGGTCAATGGACCGCTCACCTCCACGCGTACGGCGCCGGGTGCGCCCGCCGGGTACATCACGGCCACCGGCGGGAGAAACACCAGATCGGCACCGCGTTCGGCCAGCGCGGCGCAATCAGCCTCGGGGGTGCGTGGATACACCTCAAAATCCTCGCCCGGTCCGAACTGGGTGGGGTTGACGAAAATGCTGACGACGACCCGCTGTGCCAATCCGCGCGCGCGGTCGACCAGGGCCAGGTGTCCGGCATGCAGGTTGCCCATGGTCGGCACCAGCGCGATGCGTTGCCCGGCCTGCCGCCAACGCGTGATCCGCTGACGCAGTGCTTCGGCCGTTTCGACGCGTTCCATGTCCGCCTCTCCGTCAGAAAGTGTGTTCGGCAGCGGGAAACGCGCCTTGCTTGACCGCTTGCGCATAGGCCTGCAGGGCTTCAGCGATGCTCCCACGCCCTGCTAGAAAATCCTTGGAAAAACGGGGGCGTTTGCCCAGCGAAATGCCCAGGATGTCATAGACCACCAACACTTGGCCGTCGACATCGGCACCGGCGCCGATGCCGATGACCGGAACCGGCACGGCGGCGGTGATCTCCGCAGCCAGGGTGGCCGGCACGCACTCGAGCAGCAGCATGTCGGCACCGGCTGCGACCAATGCTTCGGCTTCTCGGCGCATGGCGCTTGCGGCTTCGGTGCTGCGTCCCTGCACCTTGTAGCCGCCCAGCTTGTGAACGAACTGGGGTTGCAGGCCGATGTGGGCGCACACCGGCACCCCACGCGCGGTGAGATAGGCCACCAGTTCCTGCTGCAAAGCGCCGCCTTCGAGTTTGATCATGCGCGCGCCGCCTTCCTGCATCAGCCGCGCTGCGCTCTGCATGGCCTGTTCCGGGGTGTTGCAGGTGCCAAAGGGCAGGTCTGCGACGAGGAAGCCGCGCTGCAATCCCCGAGCCACGGCGCGGGTGTGGTGAATCATCGTGTCCAGTGTGACCGGCAGGGTGCTGTCGTAGCCTTCGATCACCATACCGAGCGAATCGCCGACCAGCACCCACTCCACCCCAGCGGCATCCATCTGGGCCGCAAAACTGGCGTCGTAGGCCG
The genomic region above belongs to Candidatus Macondimonas diazotrophica and contains:
- the panC gene encoding pantoate--beta-alanine ligase, with protein sequence MERVETAEALRQRITRWRQAGQRIALVPTMGNLHAGHLALVDRARGLAQRVVVSIFVNPTQFGPGEDFEVYPRTPEADCAALAERGADLVFLPPVAVMYPAGAPGAVRVEVSGPLTEGLCGASRPGHFSGVATVVTKLFNLVQPDVAIFGQKDYQQLAILRTMVRELAMPIRIVGVETQREADGLALSSRNQYLDPPQRALAPTIHAILSDTAEKLIAGERDYPALEARAGMRLTDAGFAVEYVRIVRADDLKAPEGGEKRLVVAVAAKVGSTRLIDNIEVNISE
- the panB gene encoding 3-methyl-2-oxobutanoate hydroxymethyltransferase — encoded protein: MYSGDRSARPISLDTLRRMKAEGEKIVSLTAYDASFAAQMDAAGVEWVLVGDSLGMVIEGYDSTLPVTLDTMIHHTRAVARGLQRGFLVADLPFGTCNTPEQAMQSAARLMQEGGARMIKLEGGALQQELVAYLTARGVPVCAHIGLQPQFVHKLGGYKVQGRSTEAASAMRREAEALVAAGADMLLLECVPATLAAEITAAVPVPVIGIGAGADVDGQVLVVYDILGISLGKRPRFSKDFLAGRGSIAEALQAYAQAVKQGAFPAAEHTF